ttttatcgtaggtacacttcaactgtgaaagacaggatctaaaaaaaaaatccagtaaatcacaatgtatgatttttaaataatttgcattttattgcataaaataagtatttgaccccctaccaaccagcaagaattctggctctcacagacctgttattttttctttaagaagccctcttattctgcactctttacttgtattaaagGGTCCCTACCAcgccatgacatttttacatattcttgaagaataaaaaaagttttttccacatgttgtctttgtttttttttaccataaaattacactgaacaagtatttagacgtttcgttacccatctgagaatttgaattttccgcctctgagttaacctactttttcgctgcgacggatgtgacgtcattcgagtagatgtctcgcagtacggctctgtttaccaacacggcagacacggacagcgaaggcatagtgactaatttacaaatccctgcactaatgtcaccttatcgagtctccttctcatatcagggtcagctttgcaggtaagttgtctatgttatctcaataacaccctaactttcaaacagcattttttaatgtatataagctattttttttattaatgttttaacttctgttttaggactttggtggcaacccttctttttaatgaaaatgcagggagacaacaaaagcagacaaagcaagagagaccaaggttcagaatatacaacccctggcaaaaaatatggaatcaccggcctcggaggatgttcattcagctgtttaattttgtagtaaaaaagcagatcacagacatgacaaaactaaagtcatttcaaatggcaacttcctggctttaagaaacactataagaaatcaagaaaaaaaattgtggcagtcagtaatggttacttttttagaccaagcagagggaaaaaaattgggactcactcaattctgaggaataaattatggaatcaccctgtaaattttcatccccaaaactaacacctgcatcaaatcagatctgctcgttagtctgcatctaaaaaggagtgatcacaccttggagagctgttgcaccaagtggactgacatgactcatggctccaacacgagagatgtcaattgaaacaaaggagaggattatcaaactcttaaaagagggtaaatcatcacgcaatgttgcaaaagatgttggttgttcacagtcagctgtgtctaaactctggaccaaatacaaacaacatgggaaggttgttaaaggcaaacataatggtagaccaaggaagacatcaaagcgtcaagacagaaaacttaaagcaatatgtctcaaaaactgaaaatgcacaacaaaacaaatggggaactaatgggaggaaactggagttaacgtctgtgaccgaactgtaacaaaccgcctaaaggaaatgggatttacatacagaaaagctaaacgaaagccatcattaacacctaaacagaaaaaaacaaggttacaatgggctaaggaaaagcaatcgtggactgtggatgactggatgaaagtcatattcagtgatgaatctcgaatctgcattgggcactggggagatggctgtcattacatcatcaataaatgcagaagtttacgttgatattttggacacttttcttatcccatcaattgaaaggatgtttggggatgatgaaatcatttttcaagatgataatgcatcttgccatagagcaaaaactgtgaaaacattccttgcaaaaagacacatagggtcaatgtcatggcctgcaaatagtccagatcttaatccaattgaaaatctttggtggaagttgaagaaaatggtccatgacaaggctccaacctgcaaagctgatctggcaacagcagtcagagaaagttggagccagactgatgaagagtactgtttgtcacccattaagtccatgcctcagagactgcaagctgttataaaagccagaggtggtgcaacaaaatactagtgatgtgttggagcgttcttttgtttttcatgattccataattttttcctcagaattgagtgattccatattttttccctctgcttggtctaaaaagtaactgactgccacatttttttttcctgatttcttatagtgtttcttaaagccagaaagttgccatttgaaatgactttagctttgtgtcatgtctgtgatctgctttttttctacaaaattaaacaactgaatgaacatcctgtgaggccggtgattccataatttttgccaggggttgtagtcatttGTGGGAGAATTAGAGGGGCAGAACTCAGTGTTAAATGTACCATTATCATAAGTCACCAAgctaaaaacggactgatttagcTGAAATTCAAAGGATATAATACATAAAAAGTCACCTTTTTTATCGACTGACTTGTCAGTGAAATAATGAAGGAATAACACACACCTAGTTATGAAATATAAATTTTACTACTAAGTACTGGAATTTATACACTGTTCACTCATTTTGGTTGTAATTCCCTCACAATAAAAGTGACAGCCTGTACTACATGCTCATCTTGCTTGCTTTCAACTAACAAGCAAAGCAAGAAAAGTAAAATGATTTTCAActatgtctgcaaaatgtcttcaaTAAGTTTGAATCCTAAACTCATTCTGGAGtaaaagcaaaaaacaacaacaacaaaaaaatgttttttttcaggtGGACGTGAGTTCCGTCAGATAAGTACACACATTTGCCTTCAAAGTCAACAGATCAATACGTTTTACGCAATGAAATGATGCCGGGGCCTTACAAATACCCACAGGACATGAGTGTAGTCAGTCAGCAGACTTATAGCTTGAAGGCCATCTAACAGCACGCTAATCAATGTAATAGCAGGCGCAGTGAGCGGACAGCAGAATTGCTTAAATAGAGCAGGCAAAAATAAAGAGGAGAAAAATTGCAGAAAATAATCAGTAAAACCGTtcataaataatatatattttttttattattatttatttccaGCAAATACCCAGAATCTGTTTTAGCTGCAAAATTATCTGCAAAATGCAAGCTGTTAATCAGTGTGCGGTGTGTGCCAGTCGTACAACCGGAGCTGCTTTCCTGAGGAAGTACCCGTTCAGGAGTCAGGCAGCCTGCATGAGTTTGCTAAGGTAGGTTGCTGTTTATTTGCAATGTATAAGAGCAAAAACATAtatggattttgttgtgttatctAATGTGGATCCCCAAATCACATACTGCACTCAAATAAATGTGTTATGTCAGTTAAACATTATAATACAAAATACTGCATATAGTATGTACAGCACTAATGTTGACAGTAACTGTGAGAAGTTAAAATCAAATGCTTGAGGATGCACACCAACATACTGTACCAACAAAGGTTCTCTTTTGGAGCATTGGAAAAAAATTGCAGTTGATTTTATCACTAATGTTTCCATGTTGCTTTCATTTTGCGTGATTACTACAGATACCATTATGTTGTCCATTTCATTGAAATAGTAGTATAATGTGTGCTTAGTGTTTGACCTCCTGCAGATTTCAGCAAGCAAAATTCAAGCACTGAAAATTAATGATGTATCTTAATAGCGATCTTACTTTTTATTTGCTTACAATTTAATTGAAGAAAACCTTTATTTATTAAGATTTGCCTGTGAACTGTTCTAATATTCAGATTTGACATATAAACTATTACCTTGAGGTTTCAGTGCTAACCCCAAAACATGAAAGTTGGTTGGTATGAGATAGCTGTGGTTATTTACCTTGTAACACTTTGTCTTAATTACACTCCAGGAGTTCTGAGAATGTTAAGCTGAGCAGTAGAAAACCTGCAGATGGGAGGTTGAGTACCTGGATGTCCACTGTGCACATAAGCAGAGCATCATTAAGTGTCAGCCATCCGCTCAGTGCTGTTGCTTTTACAGAGGTCAGTTAGTTACTTTCCAAACAAGAAATATACAATGAATGTACATATCTTATATTCTTGTTATTTTTCATGTTTAAATGGAATAACCCAATGAAAGGAAGGTCATGTATTTTACTTTTACTAtgcattgtattttattttctttctgtaGCAAGTGGAAAACCTGTCTCATGACTCCTTGATAAGGAGAGCAGCCTCACTGGTTACAGACAGTTCCAGCACATTTCTCTCCCAGACCACTTTGGCTTTCATAGATGTCCTGACAGAGTATTCAAAGGTATGATTCAATCTTAGACAAAACCTATTGACTAACATTTAGAAGGGGTGTGCAACTCTCCCTTAGGAAATTATATGCATGATACATGGCCTATGACATCTTTCAGgaacaacactttttttttttcttaatggaaCCATTCAATGAAATTGGATTTGGACATGCATTTTCCATGTCAATgtcaatgttgggaaggtgtagtgacacggacccacaacagggggcgttaatgaacggacaatggatgagccaaaaagtaacaatttaatgttgtgaattgcacaacggaatacagacaatagcaATACAGGAGTgcagtcaatcgtatacaaggtgacgtgtgggcaggctcgaggatagaagacgtctgtccagagaagagccggatcccacacggcttccaccgccagcggatccgaagaacaccggagccgccaagtcccgagtcccaggtggccaccgtctccagctgtcagaccaggtactgctggcagaaacagaaagttaatggtgggtgtgtgaagacacacccagtaatcgtcccttgatcagttcctccgggagggagaacctccacctccagaaacagtttcacccatgcagctcctgttagtctcttccctggatggagtgagaggcgaagaacgtcgcactcccactatccgccaatccagcttcagactaagtccgcaggaaaaacggctgcacacagaacaatgtttagatacAATAAATTACCACAGAGAAAGTCACCtcaagtggtagctgatttctcggcgaggaggtggagttgcagtccggcctttatagtgatggtgatgagtgacagctgtcactcccagcggctctgacgccctcttgtgcttggagcccgcactccaagcagggcgccatctggtggtggtgggccagcagtacctcctcttcagcggcccacacaacagccaattttatttatatagcacatttacaacaacagcagctgcccaaagtgcttcacagtaaaaatatcaaaaaaccataccaccaaaacagagcattaaaattccaaaatatacgaaaacacataaaaccagacacacacagcttaaattgtattaaaagccaaagcataaaaatgagtcttaagaacagatttgaaagactctagagatggagcagctctgatatGCAGTCAGTGGAGCAATGGTACAGACAGGGcaaggcaaaaatgcagtcatgatCTAACAGGGTCCAaaggcatgagcaaacacagaTATAAGGGCTGCAAAAGGTGCGGTCAAAAACACAGAGCAGGATTCGgaaacacggcaagacaaaacagGACTGATACAAGAGCTGCTAAGTGTACTACGACAACAAAACGGCAAAAGAGTGGCGGCTGGGAGGCACTTAAATAAGCAGGTGATAACAAGGTGCACATGCAggagaacaatctagaaagggtgCGTGGCCGGAGGACAAAGATAGTGCAAGGTGCAAGCTTGTGATGAGGAgaaacacaaagtggagtgaagaaagagacaaagacacatgaacaggtgcaagagcgtgagtggataaacactaagcagaaagagtcacagtgagagacgaagacacaAGAGCTTGTGCAGGGGCATGGAATGACAACACAATCAAGTAGGATGAGGAAAAACTAAGAACAAAGATAAATTAGAAACTGAGGACAGAATACAATACTGCTATAAAAAGGAATGAACTAAGCATGAACTAAAAAGCAGTCCATCAGAAAATAAGCACAGAAACAAAAGTACAAAGTAACTGATAAGGGAACagtaagaaaataaacactaagacaaaactaaactgtaaCTGACTAAGTAAAACAGAAACTAATTgatagcaaaaaacaaaacccaatacTTCAGCATAGTTGATAATatcacaaatgagaagaacaaaataaacaagtgataaacaatgaaaacacagactggctgaacaaaactagaacagaactgaaccatggctaaagtatgaaaagtaataaagatacaaagtggcaaagcaacaCAGGACAAGGAATAAACACGTGACAACAATTAAACACTAATAAATCAAGGCTGGAGCTGACAGTGagcaaaagaaacgggaaaaaaaATAACCCAGATCAGGGCTGAAACCTgacatttaaagtttccaatttagcTAAcatgcacgtctttggatgtgggaggaagtcggcaCACCCAGAGCAAACCTACACAAACAtggggtgaacatgcaaactccacacagaaaggccacaggtgggaatcgatcccatgaccttcttgctgtaatgttaaaatgtatattttaataGGTATTTGCTGCATTCAATGTTGTTGTAAAAGTTTGAAAAGTTTTATAAAAGAACAACACATCTGATTCCATTGTAAGGACGcatacagaaagcaaaacagttcTCTaacaattaatttaaaaaatgatgAATGCTTTGGATAATTGTTTTTCTTGTAAGTCTTCCTGCAAAATTTCTACTGCAAATAACaggaaaaataaacaatcaaaaaacCTTTAGTGTCACATTTATTTGAATGAGCTGAAGCCAGTGCTCATcagcaaacagacaaaacaggatgTCAATTCTCAATTTTTAGTGTTTTGCATTAGTAAATTATTATAATAGATATTATTAAATAATATCTATGTTGCATCTGTATTTTGGATCAAACGTAATAATGACCAATATGGTTATTTTAATATCGGCATTTAAAAGCCTGTTGAGTATCAGtgattttatgttgtttttgtttgttaataGGCTGTGCACACACTTGTTGCTCTGCAAAGGCGTTATTTGGCCTCACTGGGAAAGCTCACCCCAGCAGAGGAGGACTCTATCTGGCAGGTGATCATTGGACAGCGTGAAGAGGTGAGATGTGCTGAGCGCTTTAGAAAAATGCTGATCAAAACCTGAACAGACCGCCCAGTTTTCTATtgaacgtatttaaaaaaaaaatgtattaccaCCTTTCGGctgttatttgcattttttttttttaaataaattgacAGTAAGATCTTATAAAGCCGAGAaaaaaatttcaataaatttgtGATGTAATTTGTTTGGTTTTCATGGCAGGTTAGCAACAGACTCGACAGATGCAACCGTTTTGAGTCAACGTGGGTCAATAGTGTCAAGCTTTGCAAAATGGCAGCTGAAGCAGCAAACACATCGGGTACGTAAAACGTGATGTGTGCCTGAGCatttacaaaaattaaaataGTCAGTGAGTTTCTAAATCTAATGTCTGAACTTCAGagatttttctgtcatttcttAAATGACCTCTTAGCTAAATGTGTGTTTACAACTGTATGTTCCAGGAGCACAGCAGGCGTCCATCGCAGTGAAGACAAACATTCAGGTGGCTCAGTCCCAAGTGGAGGAGGCCCAGAAACTCTCAGTGGATGCAGATCAGAAG
The sequence above is drawn from the Thalassophryne amazonica chromosome 4, fThaAma1.1, whole genome shotgun sequence genome and encodes:
- the LOC117508993 gene encoding diablo homolog, mitochondrial-like, whose product is MQAVNQCAVCASRTTGAAFLRKYPFRSQAACMSLLRSSENVKLSSRKPADGRLSTWMSTVHISRASLSVSHPLSAVAFTEQVENLSHDSLIRRAASLVTDSSSTFLSQTTLAFIDVLTEYSKAVHTLVALQRRYLASLGKLTPAEEDSIWQVIIGQREEVSNRLDRCNRFESTWVNSVKLCKMAAEAANTSGAQQASIAVKTNIQVAQSQVEEAQKLSVDADQKLAETKVEEIQRMAKYVAFLGKNEEYEINEAYLRED